In Flavobacterium sp. N1736, the following are encoded in one genomic region:
- a CDS encoding DUF4239 domain-containing protein: MILIVYFQPFIHGQYQLYPNHWNVPYSIFQYTDTHCCWTEIRNGDQEKKGEINDSPIGSVVGAALGLLAFMLAFTFQIVDSRYGHRKELLLEEVTAIRRTYLQAGLVPEPYRSSSRNLLTEYTQLRIELAKDARPAELEKVKTRSQHILDSLWDYSEKLASQDRSSEAYSLYTSSVNDLVDIYNQRITYTFEYRIPTAILLVLFIITLFSMFLLGFQFGISGSKNSILAVFIAVIFSSVMFLILALDRPETGIMKLNQSPITTLYKQLHAK; encoded by the coding sequence TTGATTTTGATCGTCTATTTTCAACCTTTTATCCATGGGCAGTATCAGTTATATCCAAATCATTGGAATGTTCCTTATTCCATTTTTCAGTATACTGATACCCATTGTTGCTGGACAGAAATACGGAATGGTGATCAGGAAAAAAAAGGAGAAATTAATGATTCCCCTATAGGGTCAGTAGTGGGCGCCGCTCTGGGCCTTCTAGCTTTCATGCTCGCTTTCACCTTTCAGATTGTCGACAGCCGTTACGGCCACAGAAAAGAACTGCTGCTTGAGGAAGTGACAGCTATAAGGAGAACTTATCTTCAGGCAGGCCTGGTCCCTGAACCTTACCGGTCTTCCTCCAGAAACCTTTTGACAGAATATACCCAATTACGGATTGAACTTGCCAAAGATGCCCGGCCCGCTGAGTTAGAAAAAGTAAAAACCAGATCACAGCATATTCTTGATTCCTTATGGGATTACTCAGAAAAATTAGCCTCCCAGGACCGCAGTTCAGAAGCCTATTCTTTATACACCTCGTCTGTTAACGACCTGGTGGACATCTACAATCAGAGGATCACCTATACATTTGAGTACCGGATCCCCACCGCAATATTACTGGTCCTGTTCATTATCACTTTATTCTCCATGTTCCTGCTGGGATTTCAATTTGGAATTTCCGGCAGCAAAAATAGTATCCTGGCCGTTTTTATCGCTGTGATTTTTTCTTCTGTCATGTTCCTTATTCTGGCTTTGGACCGGCCAGAGACCGGAATTATGAAATTAAATCAATCTCCGATTACAACACTTTACAAACAGCTCCATGCAAAGTAG